A single region of the Triticum dicoccoides isolate Atlit2015 ecotype Zavitan chromosome 2B, WEW_v2.0, whole genome shotgun sequence genome encodes:
- the LOC119363161 gene encoding GDSL esterase/lipase At4g10955-like, which yields MADMGARDNLPCSTSWRELTHTSWRDDDYRRMVMASLIEAVYLLELERQERRDAAEVAQQWWKPFSYRLAHELVDERDGSVFGAIFEWEDRHLLDRRGEEERPTGAPSAVIAFRGTLLRAPTIRRDVEDELRLLACNSLRGSARLHGALQALRATIDRFGSENVCLCGHSLGAGFARQVGRMLMASRQQQQPQPPQQQQNPAAALEFHLFNAPYLSLPTGVRRVVRTADCLLKTVRTGVAAVGRWHGKALKNVAYANCVLGYTRLDSDGRRLFE from the exons ATGGCGGACATGGGGGCGCGTGACAACTTGCCCTGCTCCACTTCCTGGAGAGAGCTCACACACACCAGCTG GAGGGACGACGATTACAGGAGGATGGTGATGGCGAGCCTGATCGAGGCGGTGTACCTGCTGGAGCTGGagaggcaggagcggcgggacgcggCGGAGGTGGCGCAGCAGTGGTGGAAGCCCTTCAGCTACCGCCTCGCGCACGAGCTGGTGGACGAGCGCGACGGCTCCGTCTTCGGCGCCATCTTCGAGTGGGAGGACCGCCACCTGCTCGACCGCCGCGGGGAGGAGGAGAGGCCCACCGGCGCGCCCAGCGCGGTGATCGCCTTCCGGGGCACGCTGCTGCGCGCGCCGACCATCCGGCGGGACGTGGAGGACGAGCTCCGCCTGCTGGCGTGCAACAGCCTCCGCGGCTCCGCCAGGCTCCACGGCGCGCTGCAGGCGCTGAGGGCCACCATCGACAGGTTCGGGTCCGAGAACGTGTGCCTCTGCGGCCACTCCCTGGGCGCCGGCTTCGCGCGGCAGGTCGGCAGGATGCTCATGGCgtcgcggcagcagcagcagccgcagccgcCGCAGCAGCAGCAGAACCCCGCCGCGGCGCTCGAGTTCCACCTCTTCAACGCGCCCTACCTGTCGCTGCCCACGGGCGTGCGGAGGGTGGTGAGGACGGCCGACTGCCTGCTCAAGACGGTCCGCACCGGGGTCGCCGCCGTCGGCAGGTGGCACGGCAAGGCGCTCAAGAACGTGGCCTACGCCAACTGCGTGCTCGGCTACACGCGCCTCGACAGCGACGGCAGGAGGTTGTTCGAGTGA